One Pseudomonadota bacterium genomic region harbors:
- a CDS encoding helix-turn-helix domain-containing protein, whose protein sequence is MLPQLMNIKECSERLRVPIGTLRNWCSQKMIPYLKVNGRCLFDPREIERWLEGSVHREEDPNDYRFSRRGARVTHPATKGRTPFARAEVKIKNPQDMRDPKGRER, encoded by the coding sequence ATGCTTCCACAGCTGATGAATATCAAAGAGTGTTCAGAACGACTAAGGGTCCCGATCGGGACGCTTAGAAACTGGTGTTCTCAGAAGATGATTCCCTACCTCAAGGTCAATGGTCGATGCCTTTTTGACCCAAGAGAGATCGAAAGATGGCTTGAGGGTTCGGTGCATCGGGAGGAGGACCCTAACGATTATAGGTTTTCACGTAGGGGGGCGAGGGTCACCCATCCAGCCACTAAGGGCCGAACGCCCTTTGCAAGGGCAGAGGTAAAAATAAAAAACCCCCAGGATATGAGGGATCCCAAGGGCAGAGAGAGATGA
- a CDS encoding outer membrane protein transport protein — translation GVGMFSPFGLSTEWPKGWVGRYINTFAEIRTTYINPVIAYRVNNYLSFGLGLSFVKSSVTMKNAIDLSLWGAPDGIAKLTGDGDGIGYNVAITLKLPKQYTVSFTYRSPTEIKFNGKVRFSTNPLLKPFFPDGNASTKITFPFVAVAGVSKNIGPLTIEGDILYTGWSSLNSYKVKFDNGMPDREDKFL, via the coding sequence TCGGTGTGGGCATGTTTTCTCCCTTCGGTCTATCTACTGAATGGCCAAAAGGTTGGGTTGGCAGATATATAAACACCTTTGCTGAAATAAGAACCACATACATAAATCCTGTAATTGCGTATAGAGTAAATAACTATCTCTCTTTTGGTCTTGGCCTCTCTTTTGTGAAAAGTTCGGTAACAATGAAGAATGCGATAGACTTAAGTCTCTGGGGGGCGCCGGATGGTATTGCAAAACTGACCGGTGATGGAGATGGAATTGGCTATAATGTTGCTATCACACTAAAATTGCCCAAACAATACACGGTTTCTTTTACATACAGAAGCCCCACGGAGATTAAATTCAATGGAAAGGTACGTTTCTCTACAAATCCCCTATTAAAACCATTCTTTCCAGACGGTAATGCCTCTACAAAAATCACATTTCCATTTGTGGCAGTGGCAGGTGTTTCAAAAAACATAGGTCCGTTAACCATTGAAGGGGATATCCTCTATACAGGTTGGTCCTCGCTCAACAGTTATAAAGTAAAATTTGACAACGGTATGCCTGACCGAGAGGACAAGTTTTTATAA
- a CDS encoding CHC2 zinc finger domain-containing protein: MKDQYFPAFIDQVKELNDIVQVISTYIPLDHHFMAICPLHSDKKPSLRVYPNTQSFYCFGCHAGGDVINFIMLHQEIPFWNALTFLADKVGLTVPTPDQKDLTTIQQDRIIEDILIHTVQYYHSTLTPEVKEYLIKERMISEDIIERFLIGYAKGGLKRHLINTCKHSIEDCLKAGVLINDQNSGTRDFFYHRITLPSFKYGRAINISGRIFPEGDPKYINLPGRPIDLYNQDSLRSKKVIITEGIFDCLRAVQYGYPAVALQGAMIFKKEYLKLFQNAERVYVCLDGDQAGIDGMKRIGSLLEDKARLVFLPDGKDLDEYLKENGRDKFQELLSSSLDPIEYEISLIPEDTKRIDLHKKLEPILQRISKRPRTQQEALLKEDIQKRFKLTSKEIDLYRREIKSVPKHENNVETQHAPDEEFKAVFPGLVDLVEYEGQPAYLIKEVKTFSIEKSVAIDGKVFFPPTKDQIPFLLPDGERVRAFIEDSKETDHLLYDDILEQFIRMFELPSNKHYDLLALWLMHTYLMEKFEYSPQLCFFATDTRGKSTTGQALIYMAYRGIYVENVREAFIFRMAEYFGTTIFFDIFDIWKDIKSSQSEDAFLQRFQRGAVVPRVINPELPPFEDIRFFKIFGPTIYATNEATHRVMEGRGIVINMPKTDRVFKEKPTKEGLLTYKERLVAFRARHLDDVLPDAESISLHRLGDILGPLHKILKLVCPEREQILLDLTKELEEERKMNKSQSQDARIIEAIINLESTVERGELSNKAITEKFNEELLEKFKLPPERIGRRIKALGIPTKRISGGRMAIIYDPTQIRALAEEHGVILPS; the protein is encoded by the coding sequence ATGAAGGATCAGTACTTCCCCGCTTTTATCGACCAGGTAAAAGAATTAAACGACATCGTCCAGGTCATCAGCACATATATCCCCCTTGATCACCATTTCATGGCCATCTGCCCCCTTCACTCAGATAAAAAACCAAGCCTACGCGTCTACCCCAACACCCAGTCCTTTTACTGCTTCGGCTGTCACGCCGGGGGCGATGTAATCAATTTCATCATGCTCCACCAGGAAATCCCTTTCTGGAATGCCCTCACTTTCCTCGCCGATAAGGTAGGACTAACAGTGCCAACCCCCGATCAAAAAGATTTAACTACGATTCAACAGGACCGAATAATTGAGGACATTTTGATTCATACTGTGCAATACTATCATTCCACGCTAACCCCAGAGGTTAAGGAATATCTTATTAAGGAGAGAATGATCTCCGAGGACATCATTGAAAGATTCCTTATTGGTTATGCAAAAGGAGGATTGAAAAGGCATTTAATTAACACCTGTAAGCACTCCATCGAAGATTGCCTTAAGGCTGGTGTTCTCATCAACGACCAGAATAGCGGTACCCGTGACTTCTTTTACCATCGTATCACCTTACCTTCTTTTAAATACGGAAGAGCCATAAACATTTCAGGGCGCATCTTTCCTGAAGGAGATCCTAAATACATCAACCTTCCAGGAAGACCTATAGATCTCTATAACCAGGATTCCTTACGATCCAAAAAGGTCATCATTACCGAGGGAATCTTTGATTGCCTCCGGGCTGTTCAATATGGGTATCCAGCTGTGGCACTTCAAGGAGCGATGATATTCAAAAAGGAATACCTTAAACTGTTTCAGAATGCAGAGAGGGTTTATGTCTGTCTTGACGGAGACCAGGCAGGAATTGACGGGATGAAAAGGATAGGCTCACTATTAGAAGATAAGGCAAGACTTGTTTTTCTACCAGACGGAAAAGACCTTGATGAATACCTGAAAGAGAATGGCCGGGATAAGTTTCAAGAGCTACTATCGTCTTCTCTAGATCCCATTGAATATGAAATTTCACTCATTCCTGAAGACACAAAAAGGATCGATCTCCATAAGAAGCTCGAACCAATTCTCCAGAGGATCTCCAAGAGGCCAAGGACACAACAAGAGGCACTACTAAAAGAGGACATCCAAAAGAGATTTAAATTAACCAGTAAAGAGATTGATTTATATCGGAGGGAGATTAAATCGGTCCCAAAACATGAGAACAATGTAGAAACACAACATGCCCCTGATGAGGAATTTAAAGCGGTTTTCCCTGGTTTGGTTGACCTCGTGGAATACGAAGGTCAACCAGCTTATCTGATTAAAGAAGTTAAAACCTTTTCAATAGAGAAAAGCGTGGCTATTGATGGGAAGGTCTTCTTCCCACCCACAAAAGATCAGATCCCCTTTTTACTCCCAGACGGGGAAAGGGTGCGTGCATTTATTGAGGATAGCAAAGAAACTGATCATTTGCTTTATGATGATATTTTGGAACAGTTTATAAGGATGTTCGAACTTCCCTCAAACAAACACTACGATCTTCTGGCCCTTTGGCTAATGCATACATATCTTATGGAGAAGTTTGAGTACTCGCCACAGCTTTGCTTTTTCGCAACCGATACCAGGGGAAAATCAACAACGGGTCAAGCCCTTATATATATGGCTTATCGTGGAATTTACGTCGAGAATGTTAGGGAAGCCTTTATTTTCAGAATGGCTGAATATTTTGGGACTACTATCTTCTTTGATATCTTTGACATATGGAAAGACATAAAGAGCAGCCAGAGTGAAGACGCCTTCTTGCAACGTTTTCAGCGTGGGGCTGTCGTACCCAGAGTAATAAACCCAGAGCTTCCTCCATTTGAGGATATACGATTTTTTAAGATATTTGGTCCTACTATATACGCCACCAATGAGGCTACTCACAGAGTAATGGAGGGCCGTGGAATTGTCATCAATATGCCTAAAACTGACAGGGTATTTAAAGAGAAGCCTACCAAAGAAGGGCTACTAACATATAAAGAACGCCTTGTAGCATTTAGGGCAAGACACCTCGATGATGTTCTACCTGATGCTGAGAGCATATCTTTACACAGATTGGGAGATATCCTTGGCCCTCTGCATAAGATCCTAAAGCTGGTCTGCCCTGAAAGGGAACAGATACTTTTGGACCTTACAAAAGAACTTGAGGAGGAAAGGAAGATGAATAAGAGCCAATCACAGGATGCAAGGATCATTGAGGCGATCATAAACCTTGAGTCAACGGTTGAAAGAGGGGAGCTTTCCAATAAGGCAATCACAGAAAAGTTTAACGAAGAATTGCTCGAGAAGTTCAAACTTCCTCCCGAAAGAATCGGAAGAAGAATCAAGGCCCTCGGTATCCCTACCAAAAGGATTTCTGGGGGTAGAATGGCTATCATTTATGATCCGACACAGATACGCGCATTAGCAGAGGAGCACGGGGTTATTTTACCCTCATAA